In one window of Hevea brasiliensis isolate MT/VB/25A 57/8 chromosome 10, ASM3005281v1, whole genome shotgun sequence DNA:
- the LOC110631688 gene encoding uncharacterized protein LOC110631688 isoform X1 — translation MTVFGNSGAGKQVFPINYQAEVSQLLVDASHRDDFKLACECVSDPFVDVNFIGTVSLKAKRTEVLLRDELPHEVRVEYEEFKTDVTSLFLAAHAGNLTLVRKLLSVGANVNQKLFRGYATTAAVREGHLDVLEVLVKAGASQEACEEALLEASSLGLARPAELLMGSDLIRPQVAVRALVSACCRGFVNVVDTLIKCGVDANAIDRVLLRSSKPSLHANVDCNALTAAIVSRQISVVRLLLQVGVRMDTKVRLGAWSWNMDTGEEFRVGAGLAEAYWVTWCAVEYFEASGAILRMLLRHLPLNALHFGRTLIHHAILCDNPRAVKVLLNCGADKELPVKTTSKKECRPVHLAARLGSAKVLEQLTVGGCNLNFRTDSGETALMICARYKQKECLKILASAGADFGLVNSAGESASLIARSTKWALGFQQAVIDVIRDGKSLISSNVSVFFPLMFVVQANDIETLKLLIEKTDINLDEQDEDGFSAAMIAAAGGHVEAFRLLVYAGANVKLQNKYGETAITLSELSHHGEAIEKVTLDYALEEGHNYSAGVHALHRAAHRGDIDLIHMLTRRGYDVNAYDSEGYTPLMLAARGGHSRVCEHLISCGASCDLKNPKEETALSLARKNGYGTEPENVILDELARQLVLGGTQVKKHTKCGKGAPHYKVLRMVGAVGVLRWGKSSKRNVVCRGAEVGPSPKFRWNRRRKLDVEDPGMFHVITTKNKEVHFVCEGGVETAELWVRGIKLVTREAIFGTKTE, via the exons ATGACCGTGTTTGGCAACTCCGGCGCCGGAAAACAAGTCTTCCCTATCAATTACCAAGCCGAAGTTTCACAGCTTCTCGTTGACGCATCGCATCGTGATGACTTTAAGCTAGCATGCGAGTGTGTCTCCGATCCTTTTGTGGACGTGAACTTCATCGGAACGGTGAGCTTGAAGGCAAAGAGGACAGAGGTTTTACTGCGTGATGAGTTGCCACATGAAGTTCGCGTCGAATATGAGGAGTTCAAGACCGATGTCACCTCTCTGTTCCTCGCTGCTCATGCCGGAAATTTAACGCTCGTCAGGAAGTTGCTG AGCGTCGGAGCCAATGTGAATCAGAAATTGTTTCGGGGCTATGCCACGACTGCAGCAGTAAGGGAAGGGCATTTGGATGTATTAGAGGTGCTTGTGAAAGCTGGGGCATCTCAGGAAGCATGCGAGGAGGCTTTATTAGAGGCAAGCTCCCTGGGGTTGGCCAGGCCTGCAGAGCTGCTCATGGGGTCTGACTTGATACGCCCACAGGTTGCTGTTCGTGCGCTTGTCTCTGCTTGCTGTAGAGGGTTTGTCAATGTAGTAGACACGCTCATTAAG TGTGGAGTAGACGCCAATGCAATAGATAGAGTTCTGCTTCGATCTTCCAAGCCATCCCTGCATGCCAATGTTGACTGTAATGCACTTACTGCTGCAATTGTCAGCCGACAGATATCAGTGGTTagattgctgttgcag GTTGGCGTCAGGATGGACACTAAGGTGAGGCTGGGAGCTTGGTCTTGGAACATGGATACAGGTGAAGAATTCCGAGTTGGTGCTGGGTTAGCCGAGGCTTATTGGGTCACTTGGTGTGCTGTGGAGTATTTTGAAGCAAGTGGTGCTATATTGCGGATGCTTCTCAGACACCTCCCCCTTAACGCCCTTCACTTCGGGAGGACTCTCATCCACCACGCCATCCTATGTGACAATCCAAGAGCAGTAAAAGTGCTACTAAACTGTGGTGCAGATAAAGAACTTCCGGTTAAAACAACTTCAAAAAAAGAGTGCCGCCCTGTCCATTTAGCTGCACGGCTTGGATCAGCCAAAGTTCTTGAGCAGCTGACAGTCGGTGGCTGCAATCTCAACTTTAGAACAGATTCTGGAGAAACTGCCTTAATGATATGTGCTAGATATAAGCAAAAGGAATGTCTAAAAATCTTGGCCTCAGCTGGTGCTGATTTTGGATTGGTCAATTCAGCCGGTGAGTCTGCTAGCTTAATTGCAAGGTCAACCAAATGGGCTCTTGGCTTCCAGCAAGCAGTGATAGATGTGATTCGGGATGGGAAGAGTCTCATATCAAGCAATGTCTCAGTATTTTTTCCCTTGATGTTCGTGGTTCAAGCAAATGATATTGAAACCTTGAAACTGCTCATTGAAAAGACAGATATCAATCTTGATGAACAGGATGAAGATGGATTCTCTGCTGCTATGATAGCTGCAGCCGGCGGTCATGTGGAAGCTTTCAGGTTACTGGTTTATGCAGGGGCCAATGTAAAGCTGCAGAACAAATATGGCGAAACGGCAATCACCTTATCGGAGTTAAGCCACCACGGAGAAGCCATCGAAAAGGTGACGCTTGATTATGCACTTGAAGAGGGACATAACTATTCCGCCGGCGTTCATGCTCTGCATCGTGCAGCGCACCGGGGCGACATAGATTTGATTCATATGTTAACTAGAAGAGGTTATGATGTGAATGCCTATGATAGTGAAGGATACACCCCGCTAATGTTAGCTGCAAGAGGAGGCCACAGCAGAGTGTGTGAGCATTTAATTTCATGTGGGGCAAGCTGTGATCTTAAGAATCCGAAAGAGGAAACTGCACTCTCGCTTGCCAGGAAGAATGGCTATGGAACTGAACCAGAGAATGTAATATTGGACGAACTTGCTAGACAACTTGTTCTGGGTGGGACTCAAGTCAAGAAGCACACCAAATGCGGCAAAGGAGCTCCACACTATAAAGTATTAAGGATGGTAGGTGCTGTTGGGGTGTTGCGGTGGGGAAAGTCAAGCAAGAGAAATGTGGTTTGCAGAGGTGCTGAGGTTGGCCCCAGCCCAAAGTTCCGGTGGAATCGCCGGAGAAAACTTGATGTTGAAGACCCTGGAATGTTTCATGTAATCACTACAAAGAACAAGGAAGTGCATTTTGTGTGTGAAGGTGGAGTTGAAACGGCTGAGTTGTGGGTAAGGGGAATCAAGCTTGTGACAAGGGAAGCTATCTTTGGAACAAAAACAGAGTGA
- the LOC110631688 gene encoding uncharacterized protein LOC110631688 isoform X2 codes for MGSDLIRPQVAVRALVSACCRGFVNVVDTLIKCGVDANAIDRVLLRSSKPSLHANVDCNALTAAIVSRQISVVRLLLQVGVRMDTKVRLGAWSWNMDTGEEFRVGAGLAEAYWVTWCAVEYFEASGAILRMLLRHLPLNALHFGRTLIHHAILCDNPRAVKVLLNCGADKELPVKTTSKKECRPVHLAARLGSAKVLEQLTVGGCNLNFRTDSGETALMICARYKQKECLKILASAGADFGLVNSAGESASLIARSTKWALGFQQAVIDVIRDGKSLISSNVSVFFPLMFVVQANDIETLKLLIEKTDINLDEQDEDGFSAAMIAAAGGHVEAFRLLVYAGANVKLQNKYGETAITLSELSHHGEAIEKVTLDYALEEGHNYSAGVHALHRAAHRGDIDLIHMLTRRGYDVNAYDSEGYTPLMLAARGGHSRVCEHLISCGASCDLKNPKEETALSLARKNGYGTEPENVILDELARQLVLGGTQVKKHTKCGKGAPHYKVLRMVGAVGVLRWGKSSKRNVVCRGAEVGPSPKFRWNRRRKLDVEDPGMFHVITTKNKEVHFVCEGGVETAELWVRGIKLVTREAIFGTKTE; via the exons ATGGGGTCTGACTTGATACGCCCACAGGTTGCTGTTCGTGCGCTTGTCTCTGCTTGCTGTAGAGGGTTTGTCAATGTAGTAGACACGCTCATTAAG TGTGGAGTAGACGCCAATGCAATAGATAGAGTTCTGCTTCGATCTTCCAAGCCATCCCTGCATGCCAATGTTGACTGTAATGCACTTACTGCTGCAATTGTCAGCCGACAGATATCAGTGGTTagattgctgttgcag GTTGGCGTCAGGATGGACACTAAGGTGAGGCTGGGAGCTTGGTCTTGGAACATGGATACAGGTGAAGAATTCCGAGTTGGTGCTGGGTTAGCCGAGGCTTATTGGGTCACTTGGTGTGCTGTGGAGTATTTTGAAGCAAGTGGTGCTATATTGCGGATGCTTCTCAGACACCTCCCCCTTAACGCCCTTCACTTCGGGAGGACTCTCATCCACCACGCCATCCTATGTGACAATCCAAGAGCAGTAAAAGTGCTACTAAACTGTGGTGCAGATAAAGAACTTCCGGTTAAAACAACTTCAAAAAAAGAGTGCCGCCCTGTCCATTTAGCTGCACGGCTTGGATCAGCCAAAGTTCTTGAGCAGCTGACAGTCGGTGGCTGCAATCTCAACTTTAGAACAGATTCTGGAGAAACTGCCTTAATGATATGTGCTAGATATAAGCAAAAGGAATGTCTAAAAATCTTGGCCTCAGCTGGTGCTGATTTTGGATTGGTCAATTCAGCCGGTGAGTCTGCTAGCTTAATTGCAAGGTCAACCAAATGGGCTCTTGGCTTCCAGCAAGCAGTGATAGATGTGATTCGGGATGGGAAGAGTCTCATATCAAGCAATGTCTCAGTATTTTTTCCCTTGATGTTCGTGGTTCAAGCAAATGATATTGAAACCTTGAAACTGCTCATTGAAAAGACAGATATCAATCTTGATGAACAGGATGAAGATGGATTCTCTGCTGCTATGATAGCTGCAGCCGGCGGTCATGTGGAAGCTTTCAGGTTACTGGTTTATGCAGGGGCCAATGTAAAGCTGCAGAACAAATATGGCGAAACGGCAATCACCTTATCGGAGTTAAGCCACCACGGAGAAGCCATCGAAAAGGTGACGCTTGATTATGCACTTGAAGAGGGACATAACTATTCCGCCGGCGTTCATGCTCTGCATCGTGCAGCGCACCGGGGCGACATAGATTTGATTCATATGTTAACTAGAAGAGGTTATGATGTGAATGCCTATGATAGTGAAGGATACACCCCGCTAATGTTAGCTGCAAGAGGAGGCCACAGCAGAGTGTGTGAGCATTTAATTTCATGTGGGGCAAGCTGTGATCTTAAGAATCCGAAAGAGGAAACTGCACTCTCGCTTGCCAGGAAGAATGGCTATGGAACTGAACCAGAGAATGTAATATTGGACGAACTTGCTAGACAACTTGTTCTGGGTGGGACTCAAGTCAAGAAGCACACCAAATGCGGCAAAGGAGCTCCACACTATAAAGTATTAAGGATGGTAGGTGCTGTTGGGGTGTTGCGGTGGGGAAAGTCAAGCAAGAGAAATGTGGTTTGCAGAGGTGCTGAGGTTGGCCCCAGCCCAAAGTTCCGGTGGAATCGCCGGAGAAAACTTGATGTTGAAGACCCTGGAATGTTTCATGTAATCACTACAAAGAACAAGGAAGTGCATTTTGTGTGTGAAGGTGGAGTTGAAACGGCTGAGTTGTGGGTAAGGGGAATCAAGCTTGTGACAAGGGAAGCTATCTTTGGAACAAAAACAGAGTGA